Genomic window ([Empedobacter] haloabium):
CAACCAGCAGGTGACGCCGAAGGCCGCCAACGCGGCCTGGCAGAAGCTGTTGGACGCCTGTCCGAAATTCACGCCGGCGCTCGTCATCAAGGCGGGCGCCGCGCAGCTGGCCGCCTGCGGCCTGTCCAAGCGCAAGACCGAATACATCCTCGACCTGGCCGACAACTTCAAGGCCAGGAAGGTGCATGCCGGCGAGTGGCACCAGATGGACGACGAGGCCGTCATCGCCGAACTGGTGCAGATCCGCGGCATCACGCGCTGGACGGCCGAGATGTTCCTGATCTTTAACCTGTTGCGGCCGAACGTGCTGCCACTGGACGACCCGCGCCTGATCGCGGGCATCAGCCATAATTATTTTTCCGGCGAGCCCGTCTCGCGCAGCGATGCGCGCGAAGTGGCAGCCAACTGGGAACCGTTCCGCACCGTCGCCACGTGGTACCTGTGGCGCAGCCTGGACCCGGTGCCGCCGCCGTGATGCGGCAGCTTTGTCCGGTAGAATAAACACAACCGAACCCACGCAGCCTGGCCACATGCCGCCGCACGGGGACCATACTCTCGGAGGACCAATGACCAAAACTACTTTCCTCAATTTTGAACAGCCGATCGCGGAACTGGATTCCAAAATTGAAGAGCTGCGTTTCGTCCAGGACGATTCGGCCGTCGACATCTCGGAAGAGATCGACCGGCTGGCCAAGAAGAGCCAGCAGCTGACCAAGGACATCTACGCCAAGCTGACGCCATGGCAGGTCGCGCAGATCGCGCGCCATCCGCAGCGGCCGTACACGATGGACTACGTCAACGAGATCTTCACCGACTTCCACGAGCTGCATGGCGACCGCACCTACGCGGACGACCAGTCGATCGTCGGCGGCCTGGCGCGCTTCAACGGCCAGCCCTGCATGGTGATCGGCCACCAGAAGGGCCGCGACACGAAGGAGCGCGCGATGCGCAACTTCGGCATGCCGAAACCCGAAGGCTACCGTAAGGCGATGCGCCTGATGAAGGTGGCCGAGAAGTTCAACCTGCCGATCTTCACGTTCGTCGACACGCCCGGCGCCTTCCCCGGCATCGACGCGGAAGAGCGCGGCCAGTCCGAGGCCATCGGCCACAACCTGTACGTGATGGCGGAGCTGAAGGTGCCGCTGATCGCCACGATCATCGGCGAAGGCGGTTCCGGCGGCGCGCTGGCGATCGCCGTGGGCGACGCCGTGTTGATGCTGCAGTACGCCACCTACTCCGTGATCTCGCCGGAAGGCTGCGCGTCGATCCTGTGGAAGACCTCCGAGCGCGCCGCCGAGGCGGCCGAGGCGCTGGGCCTGACGGCGCACCGCCTGAAGGCGATGGGCCTGATCGACAAGATCGTCAACGAACCGCTGGGCGGCGCGCACCGCGATCCGAAGGAAATGGCGCGGCTGTTGAAGCGCGCGCTGGCCGACTCGCTGCGCCAGTTCCAGGGCATGAAGACCAAGGAACTGCTGGAGAACCGCCACAAGAAGCTGCTCAGCTACGGCAAGTTCAAGGAAACCACGCCGCAGGAATAAACCAGCGTTGCAGCAAAATCGGGGACAGACCCCATTTTTCGGGAAACATTGCCTGAAAAATGGGGTCTGTCCCTATTTTTATGGGTAACACATGAAGTCACGTCACACCAGCCTTTCCGACCTGTTTTCCACGGCCGTCGCGGCACTCCCGGGCAACGGCCCACTCGCCATCGCCTACAGCGGCGGCCTCGATTCGACGGCACTGCTGCATCTGGCGCAAGCGCTGCAACGGCCGCTGTACGCCTTCCACATCCACCACGGCCTGAGCGCCAACGCCGACGCCTGGGAAGCGCACTGCGCGGCCGAGTGCGCGCGCCTGGGCGTGACGTTCGCGGCGCGCCGCGTCACGGTAGCCGCGGACGGCACGGGCACCGAGGCGTCCGCGCGCATGGCCCGTTACGCCGCGCTGGGCGAGTTGTGCCGCGCGCATGGCGTGACGACCCTCTTGACGGCCCATCACCTGGATGACCAGGCCGAGACGATCCTGCTGCAGCTGGCGCGCGGCGCCGGGCCGGCGGGGCTGTCCGGCATGGACGCCTTCAACACGGCGCCAGGCCTGCTGGGCAGCGCCGACATCGTGCTGGCGCGCCCGCTGCTGCAGGCGTCGCGCCAACAGCTGGAGGACTACGTGCGCCAGCACGGCCTGGCCCACATCGACGACGAATCGAACGACGACACCCGCTACGCCCGCAACGCGCTGCGCCACACCGTGATGCCGGCGCTGGCGGCCGCGTTCCCCGGCTACCAGCAGCGCTTCGCCCGCAGCGCGGCGCATGCGCAGTCGGCCCAGCGGCTGCTGACGCAACTGGCGGCGCAGGACCTGCAGGCGTGCGAGCGCGACGGCGGCATCGACGTCGAAGCCTTGCGTGCGCTGGACGAAGACCGGCGCAACAACCTGCTGCGCCACTGGTTCGGTGTGTGCGGCATCCGCATTCCATCGGCCAGCTGGCTGGCCGAGATGACGGCGCAGCTGCTGGAAGCGCGCGAGGATGCCAACCTGCTGGTCACGCACCCCGACCGCGAAGTGCGGCGCTACCGCGGCCGCCTGTACCTGGCGCCCAAGCAGCGCGCGCTGGCCGGCACGCGCGAGGACATTTTCGAGGAAGCGCCGTTCCAGCATTTCCGCTGGCTGGGCGAGGCGTCGATCGCCTTCCCGGATTACGGCGGCAGCTTGCATTTCGACCGTGCGGAAGAGGGCTGCGCGCCCGAGTGGCTGCAGGCGCAGCTGCTGACGATCTCGTTCCGCCGAGGTGGCGAGCGGCTGAAGCTGGCGCCGAACCGCCCCACGCGCGGCCTGAAGCAGCATTACCAGGCATTGGATATCCCCGCGTGGGACCGCACCCGCCTGCCTGTGGTGGGCATCCCGGGGCAGACGGTGTTCGCTGCCGGGATCGGCATGGACTGCCGAAACGTTGTGCAGGGGCGGAACGATTTGATCGTCTTGCGCTGGATGGCCGAATAAGATTTGCCGGCGGGGCGTTTTTTCGCATGAGCTTATGCCTGAACTGTATGAGCTCCTTGGTTTTTTGACTTGTCCTTTTGCATTGCAGCATGTAGAGTAAAGGGCTCCCTTACTTCAACCGAGTGGAAAACGCAAGTTATGGCTTTAATCGTTCACAAATACGGCGGTACGTCGATGGGTTCGACGGACCGTATCAAGAACGTCGCGCGCCGGGTCGCCAAGTGGCACGACGCGGGACACCAGATCGTCGTGGTCCCGTCCGCGATGTCCGGCGAGACGAACCGCCTGATCGCGCTGGCCAAGGAAATCCAGAATCCGCCCGACCCGCGTGAACTGGACATGATCGCCTCGACG
Coding sequences:
- a CDS encoding DNA-3-methyladenine glycosylase, which codes for MVLQSRDKTDAGGRQMAVPPYWEEAKAELMRRDRIMNKLIPQFGDLHLVGHDDPFTTLARSIVNQQVTPKAANAAWQKLLDACPKFTPALVIKAGAAQLAACGLSKRKTEYILDLADNFKARKVHAGEWHQMDDEAVIAELVQIRGITRWTAEMFLIFNLLRPNVLPLDDPRLIAGISHNYFSGEPVSRSDAREVAANWEPFRTVATWYLWRSLDPVPPP
- the tilS gene encoding tRNA lysidine(34) synthetase TilS, whose product is MKSRHTSLSDLFSTAVAALPGNGPLAIAYSGGLDSTALLHLAQALQRPLYAFHIHHGLSANADAWEAHCAAECARLGVTFAARRVTVAADGTGTEASARMARYAALGELCRAHGVTTLLTAHHLDDQAETILLQLARGAGPAGLSGMDAFNTAPGLLGSADIVLARPLLQASRQQLEDYVRQHGLAHIDDESNDDTRYARNALRHTVMPALAAAFPGYQQRFARSAAHAQSAQRLLTQLAAQDLQACERDGGIDVEALRALDEDRRNNLLRHWFGVCGIRIPSASWLAEMTAQLLEAREDANLLVTHPDREVRRYRGRLYLAPKQRALAGTREDIFEEAPFQHFRWLGEASIAFPDYGGSLHFDRAEEGCAPEWLQAQLLTISFRRGGERLKLAPNRPTRGLKQHYQALDIPAWDRTRLPVVGIPGQTVFAAGIGMDCRNVVQGRNDLIVLRWMAE
- a CDS encoding acetyl-CoA carboxylase carboxyltransferase subunit alpha, whose translation is MTKTTFLNFEQPIAELDSKIEELRFVQDDSAVDISEEIDRLAKKSQQLTKDIYAKLTPWQVAQIARHPQRPYTMDYVNEIFTDFHELHGDRTYADDQSIVGGLARFNGQPCMVIGHQKGRDTKERAMRNFGMPKPEGYRKAMRLMKVAEKFNLPIFTFVDTPGAFPGIDAEERGQSEAIGHNLYVMAELKVPLIATIIGEGGSGGALAIAVGDAVLMLQYATYSVISPEGCASILWKTSERAAEAAEALGLTAHRLKAMGLIDKIVNEPLGGAHRDPKEMARLLKRALADSLRQFQGMKTKELLENRHKKLLSYGKFKETTPQE